The Tigriopus californicus strain San Diego chromosome 10, Tcal_SD_v2.1, whole genome shotgun sequence region atgacaaatctgttgagattgatgatgttagtcaaattgagcaatttcatgATCTCATAGTtgcagatcaagatgctttagttGCCATTggggacttgaggcttttgtGTTCTTCTGGTCCtaatggtgtgacatctcagtttctgattaggtgctcactggttcttgcttcCTTATCATTTCTAAGTGCTCAATCACAAGCGGCAAATAAAGatcttttttgatcaaatgtcAGGAGGTTCTGAATATTCATATGGTTCTAGTTTGAATGCCTATGGTATGAGAAAACATGGAACTTTAACAAAGCAAGTTTTCCTcgtcactaaagttagctcacgttgtgCCAATTTTTTAAGGGTGAGATAAGTCCCTCTCCAATAACtaaaggccaatttctcacacttcaaatattgcaaaggtgtttgagaagatcataaaTCCACACTTGTTGagtttcttgaggtcaatgaagtcctacattctagccagcatgggctccgagcacattttagcacagttacccaactgattgagcatttagagcaggcttttgagggactggaaagaaacaaatcagttgatgttatctatcttgattttgccaaagctTTGGATAAAgcagatcatggccttttgttgaatagacttcatgacattgggatccaaggcaaggttctcattggctaagaagcttcattcatgataggaagcaaatagtgaaggtcaagggatccctaagtgacatacatgatatCGAGTCAGGTGTTCCAcaaggctccatcttagggcccctctttttatgatattccCACACAAACCCTGCTTCTCTAGTGAATATTTGCCTCAAATGGCaacccttgaacccagaattGGATCGAAATTGCCATCTGCGAAACTAACCGAATTGACAATCATGTACCAATTCATTTAGTAGATGCAATGAGACAAGTTTCTCGCAAATAGTAcattttttatattctttGCCCTGCTtaaaaagcttagtattactgccaatCTCTCTTCCTATActgatgatacaaagttagttcctggtaggaatggtcaagattccactagccgggcaaaggaccaagaaagaatctactctgGGGTAACTGAGAGAAATATGACCCGAACcggaatgaaattcagctCAATGACCATCAGGTCaattcctttgaatactccataaagtaaagcttttcaaatgtatggttggatatatagtacgtttaagtccagagatagcatcacaatgctaactctgtacaaattgcttgttcagccacattttgaatatgcttcatccatttgggctctaatgatttcagcaggtttgcaaaaggtcaaacaagtccaaagatgtttcactaggaacatcacaggattgagagagctctcatattgggagagactaaaaaagttgggactgtacagtgttcagagaaggtacagaaggtatttgatactgtACACCTTCAAACTttaaagcatccatgagctttgtcccaacccaggatttagggtcaattctattgaccttagaagcttaatgtgcgtattgagagcactttcaagccctcaagaatccaggctagttcaaacaatgaagtccactactcttctttctcgggctccttcattgttcaatttgcttctaCCTAATATTTGTAAGGACTATgtatttttagatagcattccagatcaaccctacattcaaggactggctcggtctgccaattggaactcgttggtagaccaagtacctattatagaaagattaaaaggtaaaatataGACAAATCATTTTAGTAgtactgggaattacatttcctgtagcggttagaaaagcccatgaaaacccaaaccaaaatgatAAAAACNNNNNNNNNNNNNNNNNNNNNNNNNNNNNNNNNNNNATATATTTATTATTGATTAGGGCTTTAATGACCCCGCGAGGAATTCCCCATCTGGGTCCAATATCTCGAGTAAATCCAAGTGGTTCCTTAATCTATTGCAAGACAAATGATGTCCATTGGGCTTTAAATGTAGATTACAGTTATCATGATATGACAGCAGGCCAATCGGATCAATAATCAGTAGTTCTCGATTAACGGATTACGTTGAGGGTCCAGTAAATGCGGTGTCCTGGGGTCAGTCGCCAATGACCTCTTAAGCGTTAGCGTAGCCCTTCTTGCTCATTCAGTTATTATTCAGAAACGGCTAGCTAAATCCTGAACGACGGAAATACTTCATAACTACCGGCCAGTTAATCCAGGGCCACGCTTTACCCCATTCTTTGGTAGGTCACTGTCCTTACACtcacaccaccatcaccactcaACGAACGACAATTACCGCATGGATTCtaacggactttcagagtccgattttggtactttaatTGCGTGAATATCCATCTGCAGCACTTCATTGAACAGAATCATCAATGCAATCCTCATTTCCATAAGTCATCAGCTGAAGTCATCACGGGGTTGTTTGTTGAACTCTTccttatggtgcgtctacacgagaaacattctgtccCAAAGTTTGCccaacaatttcggaaatgtttggtttttgacaaacagttcatctctgagccgtctacacgtgaaactgccctatcaaaacggtttgacaaattgtttgattcagatttctaatcagatgaacttgtaAGTGATcatatcatttcccaatgggtcattcattcaatatttatgttatgcacgctaAATAAGATGATTAGTTTAATGAACATAgtgaaaactgaggaatgaaattgaaaaaatacactgatgggcactatcatgtTGAGAATGCTTCGCTTCCCAATAAGGtattttattttgccaatttcaatctgggtggtcatatgttggctgaaaccaaTTACTACTTGAATGCATGTTTTGCctcgttctatgaactataccagaagccacctgatgattcatttttaataaaaaaaatgctttttttagtataatgaacatagggaaaactgaggaatgaaatttgaaaactcaccgatgggcactatcatgaggggaatgttttgctttccaaaaggtcctttatttagccaatttcaatctgtgcggtcatatgttggctgaaaccaaTTACTACTTGAATGCATGTTTTGCctcgttctatgaactataccagaagccacctgatgattcatttttaataaaaaaaatgctttttttagtataatgaacatagggaaaacgCTTTTCAATTCCTAATTGAAAAGCGTGTTTTGCCctgttctatgaactataccaccccattatggtgcgtctacaccacaaataattcggcaaataattagccatttgacaaacattgtttgccatttcacaagtgTACTAACCACCCTTTACGTCAGCAATCCTTTGGAATACCTACCTCATCCCTTCCAAATCCAGGTCATTTCAATCGGCATGAGTGAGTCGGCAGGTCTATGAATGTCGACAAATAACGTTAAAGGTCACTGGTTGACTTATTAATTGTTAACTTAGTTTTTATTCGTGTAAAGGTCGCAGGTGGTAAACAAGACTCGGTTTTCCCTCTTTGTTGCTCATTTCtggttgtttttcttttatttcacGACCCCCCAGGGCTGCTAAATCGTTTATCTCTGGTCAGATGTTCATCCAGGGTGATGATTGGGGAGTAGGACTCTGCCACCGGCACAacaagtatttcacaaacatttctcgatgtgaacatgtttaaagtttgtttgccaaagagaaaatatttcatggacaacagcatcctccccagcccttccaaccaaggtgtccattttcagccaataCAGAACTTAACTTATttgatccatgatggtttataacaaaaaaaaaatattgattggggttcattttgacgcaggataaccccaacttagagtatgaaggggcctggaatcGTCAAtccatgttcaaagtcatcagatgtcatcccatcccctcctaatgcagtagtcacacttccatctcctatcgtggattgaatgattgaatgatgatcaatccaccaatcaaccaaccaaccaaacctatctccggaatccagattcatctcctcccatCCAGACAATGATAGTGTCAACCCCAGTCAACCCAtccaccctgggcctgtcctcgggctcagcccaGTCCCGGCCCCAGCCCCTTCTTTTACGTtcgtctgtgagcaagacttgagcgagccaacccaaagctagatggatggaatgaatggatggattccttgaccttgtCCAAAGAAGATTAATCCGAtacaagttggatcagatcttTAGAGAAAACAGAATCAttggcccatacctggaggttcttggccggttattagtcagccctcggccgacacacaaGCCCATGATTGGTCCTCTAtgtacacccttgagaccccagcctccagaccagccagccacttttggctgctctttcgtccatttcccgcccgcccaTTTTAGCCATGgaagccagatcagtcggatctcaaccACCCAGATTGAACCAcccagattgaaattggcaaaataaaataCCTTATTGGGAAGCGAAGCATTCTCAacatgatagtgcccatcagtgtattttttcaatttcattcctcagttttcacTATGTTCATTaaactaatcatcttgtttattGTGCATAACCTAagtattgaatgaaagacccattgggaaatgatatgatcacttgcaagttcatctgattagaaatctaaatcaaaatatttgtcaaaccgcTTTGATTGGGTAGTTTCATGAGTGGACGGCTCAGAAatgaattgtttgtcaaatatcaaacatttccgaaattggtaggcaaactttgtgaaaGAATGTTTCTTGTGTAGACACACCATTACTTATGTATCTTTTTAGACATGTTTGATTACATAAGAATGGTTTGAGTGTAAAGATAACAAACTCAATCTCACTAGTATTTGGATTTGTGAGACAAGCCAAACTTGAATCTCTATCTGTGAAATTTGATAAGCACTGTCTACTATGTTCTTGACTCAATcttaatgaactttttctcatttcagatttgtgttatagcttatcaaaacTCAATACTAAATAACCATCATTTCATGAGCAAGAATGTCAAATTACCCTGAATTACGATGTAGAACAAGCCAAACAAAATGCCCCATGAGCGCCTCTTGTTTTATAGGTTGTTTTTGGGTGTCTACTATGTACCCCTGtatgaaatacattttttcttcgaCTTTACATTCTAACTCTCAATATTAAGAAATAAACCTTTTGGCAGTCTGTTCCTTTTGGCATGAGGCTGACTTTGTCTTGCTcttttgaaagtaacaaatgaaaaatatcaaaatatcagGTTAGTCCAAAAAAGATGAGAGTACAGGATCATTTGCTTCATCATTATGGATAAATGCCTTAAGCACCAAGAAATTTGGTTTTTGTTCTGCACCTCAGAGGGTGCTTTGTAAGTCACCCTCTGCCAAATAAGGGCCAATTGGGATGATACCCTTGTGTGAAAAATTATgaatttgtgttgtttttggctaattataTCAAACTCTTGTATATcattagtgacctgggtcacataatgtccatAGAAGATATtactttcatggcatgtcacaAATAGTGCcttgtattagaagagtatgACTGGTTGGCAGTTGAATTTTGAGccttcaattccattccaaagcaatgagtttacatgggttCCAGATCCAAACCACTATGGTGCACCAAACTCATTGTCatactcttctaaatacagggccctCACAGGTTCATTCAGCTATCCACTGTGCCTCTTCCTGTTTCTTTTGGGCAGTCTGacattgcaaataagggcccctattgtaattttttttaactttgagATTGCAAGTCTAGCTCCACGTATCTATCCATGGTGTGGTCTCGTAAAGAGAAGCTTTACTGATTTACAATGGACTCTTGGTGGAGAAGATTATGTCAAGGATTTTGTCTGGCCCAATgttacattttcataatcacgcaactacaataccaaaatcggactctgaaagtccgttaGAGGATAGAAGTTGGGATCCCAGCCACGCTCCATTCTAGAGGCTGGGATCCCAACTTCTATCCAGCTCTCTGACGGCGTGGCATTTTCTCCTGGCTTTACCACCAATGCATTGTCAGCCCCTCCACAAACTTCCTCTCTCGATTCCCCGCGTTCATTCAAACGGTCTCCGACGTCGCTATCGACAGCCATGGGCTAAGCTTAGCAAAATTGCCTTCCAACTTGACAGAAGAACCTGGTCGACTCGAACCCAAGCCGGGCGGGCCGAGGGCCTCGAACAACAAGCCACTCTAGCTCAAGTGTGGCTAACATTGGTAATCAAAACGCGTTGTCATTCATATAAAAAGAAGTTTGGATTTTTATTCATCAATATTCGTAGCAATCAGCAGCTGCTGCACACGATCAATAATAGCTCTATGAAATGTTCTTGGCTTGCAGTGTAGTCACTTATTGTCTCAGACAGACCCCGAGCTCATATTAAATTCTAGCCAAATTGGAGCGTCTTACCATTCCAAGGGCTGAAATTGGGCACGCTCCACGCCCGTCCAACTGTAAAACAAGACAACGGAGAGGGTCGCGAAGAACGACAATCACGTCTTGCCAACGAGAGACGGCACCATTCCCCTGCTTGGGTTCCCTCCTCcccagtgagtgagtggtacACAGAAAACTACTATGATCGTTAATTTCAGAGCTCTCGATTCATCAGTGTTGCCACGGATAGGGCTTACCCCACGGCCAAGGCGCGCCCAGGTCCTTccaaccgaaaggttaggtgagGTGAGGTGAGGTGAAATCCATAAATGGCAACACTGCCTATCTTGAGAATCTGAAATTACCGTCCAAAGTAAACGACACCGCTACCTCCTTCCTCCCCTTCCGCCTTCTCCCACGCCCCAAAGTTGATGTCTACTCTGAAGGACTGCCCCATGGCTTCGAATGGGTCCACACCAAAGATGGTTTTCAAGAAGCCTTCAGCCCTCACTCAGTTGCGGCTCCTCCAACGACCGCTGGATTTTTCACTAAATAGTCCCATGGCCCTGACGGGGAGAAGCCCGCTATCCACATTAATGGAGACCTCACCCGCCTCGCCCAGTTTTGTGGTGCCAGACTCGCCCATGAGCGTGTCATCGCCGTCTACGCCTACTCCGCTCAAACCCTTGGTCTTGAATACCTCGCCCTCGACTCCCAAATCCTCGACACGGGGCCCCATAATGAAAAAGCAGGCCCTGACCGCATCGGATCGTGGCCATAAAAAGGTGGAGGGTGAGGCCGCCGCGGGTGCCAAGACCAATTGTGAGGGCAGCTTTCTGAAGCGACGGAAAGGCATGCGTGGCGAAAAAAGGTCCATCAGTATGGAGGATGTTGAGGATTCTCCCATCTCCTCCAAACGGAGGGAATATCGACCCACTCGTCCCGGACTACCCGTACTCCAGCGGTCGTTTTCCGAGGCCAATGCCGCTTCCATACGGCAGGCTTGTGAGCGATTGGACGAGCCCAATACGACGGCCGATCGCACTCGCACCTTATCCCTGCCTGTGATGTTGAAGGGAAAGAAGCACACGGATCTGGACACCATTGATTGCCATACATTGGCCAGACTCATGCGCGGCGAGTTTGCGGACAAAGTGGAAAGTTATCGCATCATCGATGCCCGATATACGTACGAATTTGAAGGTGGCCACATCCGTGGGGCCGAGAACTTTGGTGCTTGGGAGGAACAAACTTTCTTTGACGAATTTC contains the following coding sequences:
- the LOC131888757 gene encoding M-phase inducer phosphatase-like, translating into MSTLKDCPMASNGSTPKMVFKKPSALTQLRLLQRPLDFSLNSPMALTGRSPLSTLMETSPASPSFVVPDSPMSVSSPSTPTPLKPLVLNTSPSTPKSSTRGPIMKKQALTASDRGHKKVEGEAAAGAKTNCEGSFLKRRKGMRGEKRSISMEDVEDSPISSKRREYRPTRPGLPVLQRSFSEANAASIRQACERLDEPNTTADRTRTLSLPVMLKGKKHTDLDTIDCHTLARLMRGEFADKVESYRIIDARYTYEFEGGHIRGAENFGAWEEQTFFDEFLPSHLVPLPSGSHQNNKDQDKRQILIFHCEFSSQRGPKLYRELRQRDRIANAESYPCLHYPEVYLLHNGYKEFFYNYKELCEPQAYLEMVHPAYIEQELKFRKKSKSWTGGTGGTTIKKGALTRLF